The following are encoded together in the Bacillus sp. V2I10 genome:
- the lexA gene encoding transcriptional repressor LexA, whose amino-acid sequence MTKLSKRQQDILNFIKLEVQKKGYPPSVREIGEAVGLASSSTVHGHLARLESKGLIRRDPTKPRAIEILEEETSHIPRSNVINVPIIGKVTAGSPITAIENVEEYFPLPDTFAAADDQVFMLEIMGDSMIEAGILDGDMVIVKQQKTANNGDIVVAMTEDDEATVKRFFKEKDFIRLQPENSTMDPIILRNVTILGKVIGVYRNIH is encoded by the coding sequence CTTCATCAAATTAGAAGTTCAAAAAAAAGGTTATCCGCCTTCTGTTCGCGAAATTGGCGAAGCTGTCGGCCTTGCTTCTAGTTCAACTGTACACGGCCATCTGGCCAGACTAGAGAGCAAGGGACTAATCAGACGCGATCCAACTAAGCCCAGAGCCATTGAAATTTTAGAAGAAGAGACTTCACATATTCCAAGATCAAATGTTATTAATGTTCCGATTATCGGTAAGGTTACAGCGGGATCTCCCATAACAGCCATCGAAAATGTTGAGGAATATTTTCCGCTTCCTGATACGTTTGCAGCAGCAGATGATCAAGTATTCATGCTCGAAATTATGGGAGACAGTATGATAGAAGCAGGAATTCTGGACGGGGATATGGTTATCGTTAAACAGCAGAAGACGGCAAATAATGGAGATATCGTAGTAGCCATGACAGAAGATGATGAAGCAACAGTAAAACGTTTCTTTAAAGAAAAAGACTTCATTCGCCTTCAGCCTGAAAATTCAACTATGGATCCTATTATTCTGCGAAATGTTACGATTTTAGGGAAAGTCATTGGGGTTTACCGGAATATTCATTAA